The DNA sequence CAAGCGGCGATCGACTCCGTGATTGGCTGGGCGTATCTCGCGAGCAGTTTTATGGCTCGGAGTGCATCGCCCAGTTGCCGATGGATTTTTACTATCCTGGTAAAGCCAAAACAGGGGACAATCCCCCTCGTAAAGGGTTTGCGGAGAAATGGCATCCGCATTTCGTAAGAGCAATGCCCAACATTGAAACGATCCTGCTAGTTGGGAGTTATGCTCAGAAGTACTATTTGGGCGAGAGGCGTAAAGGAAATCTAACGGAAACGGTGAAAGGCTTCCGCGAGTACCTACCACAATTCCTGCCATTGGTGCATCCCTCTCCCTTGAACCATCGCTGGCTAAATCGTAATCCCTGGTTTGAACATGATGTGATCCCTGTTTTGAGACAAATGACATCGTCATTGTGCTTCTAGTCTCGGTGGCGATCTTGGGCGAAGGGACAAGCCTGAAAAATACTAAAACCCCAGCTAAACTGGGTTCGTTTTATTGTGTGGCGCCTCATGATAGTGGCTACAGGGAGGACGTGGCGGGGTAAGTGTGGAAGAACGCTACCACCAATAATCTGACCGAAACAGGAGGGTCGTAGTCATGCCCAGGCCAGGCCCTCTAAGTCGGGGAACTGGATTCTCGCTATGAACGATCACGCTCGCTCTTGATTGCTGCCATGGGTGAAGCCGAAATCCACGCTCGTGGTGAAAGACTAGACATTCGGACCAGAAACCCCAAAGAGAAAATTGAGCAGGCATTCAAAGGCTTGGTTGAACTCCTGTACAAGCACCGTAACTATATTCAGGAGTTCATTTCTAGCGTAGACTGTGGATGAATCTGAAATCAAGAAGTTTGCGGTGGCCCAAACTATGGTGCGTAAGAATTATCAAAAAGGACCTGAAGATAATCCCGTCTCGCAGATAAGATCCGGTCAACGTAAAGAACTGCATCTATATGCCGGTAAAATACCATGTAATTCTCGGAGATTACAAAACGGGAATCGTTATCTATATCCACTAGTGAGGAACGACGGGCGGCCATGTCAGGAAAATTGGAGCTCCAACTGCTACATCATGTAGTTCCTTGGAATAATTCCGTAAATTGGATATGGGCTTGATATTCGGCATGAGATCTCCTCCTTCTGCTCTGTCTCTGCCCTTATTA is a window from the Candidatus Hydrogenedentota bacterium genome containing:
- a CDS encoding uracil-DNA glycosylase family protein, with translation MADPMNQDYTKRGIPPLFKAAEQARIIIVGQAPGRKAEETRLFWNDPSGDRLRDWLGVSREQFYGSECIAQLPMDFYYPGKAKTGDNPPRKGFAEKWHPHFVRAMPNIETILLVGSYAQKYYLGERRKGNLTETVKGFREYLPQFLPLVHPSPLNHRWLNRNPWFEHDVIPVLRQMTSSLCF